The proteins below are encoded in one region of Telopea speciosissima isolate NSW1024214 ecotype Mountain lineage chromosome 10, Tspe_v1, whole genome shotgun sequence:
- the LOC122643506 gene encoding uncharacterized protein LOC122643506 — MQREHRESQNEQRIFMQNVTAQLQNVGWAGPIISPRVHKVPNPTANTILIIPPFGPVANEVPTVQVNQNPPPPPLAALPVRNVIRDLERIFKVLPYSDLEKIRCATFQLRGDADVWWHSSKDLFWVKYPNATWAQFKEAFLENYFPRNFREKKEIEFMSLSQGSKLVLEYQQIFEEYFYFASTHLKTEDVKVRRFEGGLRASLSTSVVLHKYPTYAKVVEAAKMIEDQQRENYQAIQASKRPMPSHDSKGPNKFQRRGPYTNAAPIQSRRPDAAQAPKAIPASHYGAQTLICYNYKESGYMVKDCPQP; from the exons ATGCAGAGAGAACACCGGGAATCCCAAAATGAGCAGCGCATTTTTATGCAAAATGTGACTGCCCAACTTCAAAATGTTGGTTGGGCAGGACCAATAATATCACCCCGGGTGCACAAAGTCCCAAATCCCACAGCTAATACCATTCTTATCATTCCTCCTTTTGGGCCGGTTGCAAATGAAGTTCCTACAgtgcaagtgaaccaaaatccacctccccctcctctgGCTGCCTTACCAGTCAGAAATGTG ATACGAGACCTCGAAAGAATTTTTAAGGTGCTACCATATAGTGATCTCGAGAAGATTCgatgtgctacctttcaactcCGAGGTGACGCTGATGTATGGTGGCATTCCTCGAAGGATCTTTTCTGGGTCAAATATCCCAatgcaacttgggctcaatttaagGAAGCTTTTCTTGAGAACTACTTTCCAAGAAATTTccgagaaaagaaggaaattgaattcatgagCCTCAGTCAGGGATCTAAGTTGGTCCTTGAATATCAGCAAAtctttgaggagtatttctaCTTTGCTTCGACTCACTTGAAGACTGAGGATGTGAAGGTAAGAAGGTTTGAAGGAGGGCTTAGAGCCAGTTTGAGCACTTCGGTGGTACTACACAAGTACCCCACCTATGCTAAAGTGGTTGAAGCTGCCAAGATGATAGAAGACCAGCAGAGAGAGAATTATCAAGCTATACAGGCAAGCAAGAGGCCAATGCCATCTCATGACTCTAAGGGACCTAACAAGTTCCAGAGGAGAGGGCCTTATACTAATGCAGCCCCAATTCAGTCCCGCAGACCTGATGCAGCTCAAGCGCCTAAAGCTATACCTGCATCTCATTATGGGGCTCAGACTCTTATTTGTTATAACTACAAGGAGTCTGGCTATATGGTCAAGGATTGTCCACAACCATGA